The following is a genomic window from Candidatus Rokuibacteriota bacterium.
GTCATCTATGAGGTTGACGAGAGGCGAACGTGGTCAGGGTGATGCGCGTCAGACATCGGCACGAGGCCTACCGCTAAGAACTGCACGGGAAGGGGGCCAGGGAACCATGGCAGGTTTCACCTTGAGTCTGACCGACGAGCAGAAAGCCCTGAAGGCAGCGGTCTTCGACCTCTGCCAGAAGTACCCCGACGAGTACTGGCGCGATCTCGACGAGCGGCGCGAGTACCCGGAGGCGTTCGTCCAGGAGCTGACGAAGGCCGGCTATCTCGCGGCGCTGATCCCCCAGGAGTACGGCGGCGCCGGCCTGGGCGTGCTGGAGGCGGGGTTGATCCTCGAGGAAATCAACCGCTCCGGCGGCAACTCCGCGGCGTGCCACGCCCAGATGTACATCATGGGGACGCTCCTGCGGCACGGCTCGGAGGAGCAGAAGCAGCGCTACCTCCCCAAGATCGCGAGCGGCGAGCTGCGGCTCCAGGCCTTCGGCGTCACCGAGCCCAACACGGGATCGGACACGACCAGGCTCCAGACCACCGCGGTGCGCAAGGGTGATCGCTACATCGTCAACGGCCAGAAGATCTTCATCTCCCGGGTCCTCCAGTCGGACCTGATGCTGCTCCTGGCGCGCACGACGCCCCTGGAGCGGGTGAAGCGGAAGACCGAAGGGCTGTCGGTCTTCCTGGTGGACATCCGGAACGCCAAGGGGCTCGAGGTCCGCCCGCTCAGGACCATGCTGAACCACGCCACCAACCAGCTCTTCTTCGACAACCTCGAGGTCCCGGCCGAGAACCTGATCGGCAAGGAAGGCGAAGGCTTCCGCTACATCCTGGGCGGGATGAACGCCGAGCGGATCCTGATCGCCTCCGAGTCGATCGGCGACGGTCGCTGGTTCATCGAGCGGGCGGTCCGCTACGCGAACCAGCGCGTGGTCTTCGACCGGCCCATCGGCCAGAACCAGGGGGTCCAGTTCCCGATCGCCAAAGCCCACATGGCCGTGGAGGCAGCAGACCTGATGCGCCTCAAGGCCGCGGCCCTCTTCGACGCCGGCCAACCGTGCGGGGCTGAGGCCAACATGGCCAAGTACCTGTCCGCCGAGGCTGCCTGGGAGGCCGCCAACACCTGCCTCAACACCTACGGCGGCTACGGCTTCGCCGCCGAGTACGACGTGGAGCGCAAGTTCAGGGAGTGCCGGCTCATGACCATCGCCCCCGTCTCCAACAACCTGGTCCTCGCCCACGTCGCCCAGCACGTCCTGGGCTTGCCGCGCTCGTATTAGGGGGTCGTGCGGGTGCCAGTCAGAGCCCACGAGCTCCCCATCCACTTGGGGTAGCGTTATGGCGAAGTTAGTCCTACAAATATTCTTCCTCGTTGGTACCTATGCCTCATTGCTCAGTCTCATCCTGACCCTCCGCCCTGCTGAACACGCTCCATCGACCATTCAGACAATCCTGTTTCTTCTCGCCTCCGCGATTTTCCTATCCGCAGTGGTCTACGAAATTCAAGATTTCGTGAGGCACGGACCCCGACTCTTTACGGAACAACGGAAAATTAACGCCTTCATGTTCAAGTGGATCTCGCGCGCAGGCCGCGTTGCCATCTTCTCTCGCGATCTCAGTTGGGTCCAGGCTCATCCCCGAATCCAACAATTGCTAAGCGAGAAAGCCCGCCGGGACGAGTTGTGCATTTGCCTTCCAAGACGGATCCCTCTCACGGACGATCTTGGGCGAGAAGGTGCCCAAATTTGCACGTACCCCGAACTTGACTACACGCCTGAATCGCGGTTCACTATCGTCAATCGAGGACGTACGGGGGCCCGAGTGGCAGTCGGTCGTGCAGTCGGAGACAAGCACAGAATCGACAAGTTCTCTCATGGAGAACACCCGGCTTTCTCCGTTACCAATGATCTGATAGAAATACTTACTCGGCTCAACCGCTTAAGATCCGCTCCCAGGTGACTCTCCTATGAAACCTGCTGCCGGCAAAACCCAGAGTGATATTTGCCGAGAGTGGGATAGAATGGTCCGGATTCGCGCCAAACAGATATCCTCGGGAAAGGACCTCAGCTTCACTTTCGTGCTCGTTCCCTCTATTCTGTCGCTCGGTGCCGATTCCGACCTCACCACCGTCCTGGATGTCGGATGCGGGCCGGGATTCCTAACCGCAGAGGTTGCACGGCACGCCAAGCATGTCGTGGGAGTAGATATCAGCGGTGAAAGCATCCACTGCGCAAGACAGTATTGGGCTAACTTACCTAATGCCGAGTTTGTCCACACCAGTGTTGAGAACTATGCCCTCCAGCTCGGCCGCCCCGAGTTCACCCTCGTCGTGGCAAATATGACGCTGGTGACCGTTCTCGATCTCGACAACGTGATAAAGTCGGTCTCACGACTGGTACAGTCGGGTGGTCACTTCGTCTTCACGATCACTCATCCTTGGTTTTGGCCCTCGTACTGGGCTTATGCGCGCAAGAAATGGTTTAAGTATTCCCTCGAAATCCCAATCGAGGGAACATT
Proteins encoded in this region:
- a CDS encoding acyl-CoA/acyl-ACP dehydrogenase, which translates into the protein MAGFTLSLTDEQKALKAAVFDLCQKYPDEYWRDLDERREYPEAFVQELTKAGYLAALIPQEYGGAGLGVLEAGLILEEINRSGGNSAACHAQMYIMGTLLRHGSEEQKQRYLPKIASGELRLQAFGVTEPNTGSDTTRLQTTAVRKGDRYIVNGQKIFISRVLQSDLMLLLARTTPLERVKRKTEGLSVFLVDIRNAKGLEVRPLRTMLNHATNQLFFDNLEVPAENLIGKEGEGFRYILGGMNAERILIASESIGDGRWFIERAVRYANQRVVFDRPIGQNQGVQFPIAKAHMAVEAADLMRLKAAALFDAGQPCGAEANMAKYLSAEAAWEAANTCLNTYGGYGFAAEYDVERKFRECRLMTIAPVSNNLVLAHVAQHVLGLPRSY
- a CDS encoding class I SAM-dependent methyltransferase is translated as MKPAAGKTQSDICREWDRMVRIRAKQISSGKDLSFTFVLVPSILSLGADSDLTTVLDVGCGPGFLTAEVARHAKHVVGVDISGESIHCARQYWANLPNAEFVHTSVENYALQLGRPEFTLVVANMTLVTVLDLDNVIKSVSRLVQSGGHFVFTITHPWFWPSYWAYARKKWFKYSLEIPIEGTFKISLEECTGLVTTHVHRSLERYISALSSSGFLAEEIREPFPSKEIEAKYPRRWEYPRFLAVRCVRK